A genomic segment from Etheostoma spectabile isolate EspeVRDwgs_2016 chromosome 11, UIUC_Espe_1.0, whole genome shotgun sequence encodes:
- the frmpd4 gene encoding FERM and PDZ domain-containing protein 4 isoform X5 — MRRDPVLGFGFVAGSEKPVVVRSVTPGGPSEGKLIPGDEIIMINDEPVTSAPRERVIDLVRYDNTLRSCKESILLSVIQPYPSPKSAFISAAKKAKLKTNPVKVRFAEEVIINGQVPETVKDNSLLFMPNVLKVYLENGQTKSFKFDSSTSIKDVILTLQEKLSIKSIEHFSLMLEQRAEGSASKLMLLHEQEMLTQVTQRPGSNKMKCFFRITFVPKDPVDLLRRDAVAFEYLYVQSCNDVVLERFGSELKYDTALHLAALQMYILTINTKQSQKVSLKYIEKEWGLALFLPPAVLSSMKEKNIKKALTHILKTNQNLVPPGKKLTALQAKVHYLKYLSDLRLYGGRVFKSILIQGEKHTEVTLLVGPKYGISHVINTKTNLVALLADFSHVNRIEMYTEDENRVRVELHVLDVKPITLLMESVDAMNLACLTAGYYRLLVDSRRSIFNVAQNTETSHAAKVKQTYQAIECTYSTPHKGFEDRNNQRCNQDYSDQECEYLQHGRFEGQRVYITEIHQPQHSMHMAERAECCGIPCSQTYLNVPRPKPQDSSRNAKVSFIFGDPPLDSVNPQNLGYHRLMDESPEMLDNHSHMYRRLEDDYKMMDAIEDGDGDGYQYATKIFGPTECIEEPLLHDICYADTTDDAEDEDDISCEEDMVMSDIDKPMLLSLSGSSDDIIDLTSLPPPPDGNDEEDNDVLLHSLNLAIAAPPPGFRDSSDEEEQQQGAQGGIRAQEACNDIPVSLIDSVPALGAEGHGEPLNDAVVSTLQALEALAASEEQSPAQSESSTGVEISRAFSPESSDSGNETNSSEMTESSELAAAQRHSENHLRMHVAMIEGYHAVNEEKTEVAAPSNCGAGAVQYNTQGHQDEEAKSSAVASSQIFHSNGGEMEPETMEIKSVSEYFTKMHMGSVMSRQKGKQRVAESRMQGVTCESSDRSHMTSHDSAREEAPHLVGKYNAFTVRDSYYMNQLDLGRTHFKDRHQKWQQRGPGNKMAENLSMDGVTDSQASHADRLTVKEEKQDSDERSQQLNAHLHSPSKVPALAKEDATSQDNEQQQIKIPPLDHDVTRLYEYHVSKRMSSIQSEGVNSLQSSQCSSIDAGCSTGSSSCVTPMDSPLCATDNMHVLSESSLKGLSYVTAEEKQYGPQGQGRVGQPLDPTLLRKIHAATSAEPGFGITRDNSHRKPKIKETTACTQLKKVGEESSLALCNETNTTTTTTLPSSLRSSTEPRGLTQASPEPDPHTLVSTSSGSLCEPKTSSIRKPCRDRMLRRSWSTIMPNSRSLEALIEKTRATLTGRSNGQNFQTQDPPKVQKIFSAKTLPKSLSQGSVATNLSGRRQLREASQLPESTAPSDVGTWRCHGPFRHCFLRRKKNTDGDDEDREMHSHALFSVSSVSFNHKKKTVLRAVCEAEQSNINAATNDMSLEARLARVNSMKGKTYSLHTGFALTRKDALEMASVLRSSVGDWSRGARREVNKADMDNFSQLLFMQAKVLSSACSQMGVEYSSPEELLLTLTHSFHTLCCLTQACMSLVEGLSTEGEQREVVAKVDEVVMNYVCLLKAAEAALGSSPSDQSVNALTHHSASMSAIINALTHSLKTLLNK; from the exons ATGAGACGAGATCCAGTGCTTGGCTTTGGATTTGTGGCAGGCAGTGAGAAACCTGTGGTGGTCCGGTCAGTCACACCAG GGGGTCCATCAGAAGGCAAGCTGATCCCAGGAGATGAGATCATCATGATTAATGATGAGCCAGTCACTTCAGCACCCAGGGAGAGGGTTATTGACCTTGTCAGGTATGACAACACATTAAG GAGTTGCAAGGAGTCCATATTGTTGAGCGTTATTCAGCCGTACCCT TCACCCAAATCGGCGTTCATCAGCGCAGCCAAAAAGGCCAAGTTAAAGACTAATCCTGTTAAGGTCCGCTTCGCTGAGGAGGTCATCATCAATGGCCAAGTCCCC GAAACGGTGAAGGACAACTCCCTTCTCTTTATGCCAAATGTTTTGAAGGTGTACCTGGAGAACGGGCAGactaaatcatttaaatttgacAGCAGCACATCCATTAAG GATGTCATTTTGACCCTGCAAGAAAAGCTATCCATTAAAAGCATTGAGCACTTTTCTCTGATGCTGGAACAAAGAGCTGAGGGGTCGGCCAGCAAACTCATGCTGCTGCATGAGCAGGAGATGCTAACTCAG GTGACACAGAGGCCAGGGTCAAACAAGATGAAGTGCTTTTTTCGCATCACTTTTGTCCCAAAGGATCCCGTGGACCTGCTTAGGAGAGACGCAGTAGCATTTGAGTACCTATATGTTCAG AGCTGTAATGATGTGGTGTTGGAGAGATTTGGGTCAGAGCTGAAATACGACACAGCTCTCCATCTGGCTGCCCTGCAAATGTACATTCTAACCATCAATACCAAGCAGTCCCAGAAAGTTTCCCTCAAGTATATTGA GAAGGAGTGGGGTCTGGCGTTGTTCCTGCCTCCGGCAGTGCTGTCTAGCATGAAAGAGAAGAACATCAAAAAAGCCCTCACTCACATCCTCAAAACCAATCAGAACCTGGTGCCCCCTGGTAAAAAG CTGACTGCCCTGCAGGCTAAGGTCCATTATCTGAAGTATCTCAGCGATTTGAGGCTGTATGGAGGACGAGTTTTTAAATCCATACTAATT CAAGGCGAGAAGCACACAGAAGTGACATTGCTGGTGGGGCCCAAATACGGTATCAGCCATGTGATTAATACTAAAACAAACCTGGTGGCACTTCTGGCTGATTTCAGTCATGTCAATCGCATTGAGATGTATACGGAAGATGAGAACAGGGTTAGAGTGGAACTACATGTTCTGGATGTGAAG CCCATCACTCTCTTAATGGAGTCTGTTGATGCAATGAATCTGGCCTGTTTGACTGCTGGCTACTACAGATTACTGGTGGACTCTCGGCGCTCCATCTTCAATGTGGctcaaaacacagaaacaa GCCATGCAGCAAAGGTTAAGCAGACCTACCAGGCCATTGAGTGTACCTACAGCACACCCCATAAAGGATTTGAAGACAGAAACAACCAGAGATGCAACCAAGATTATTCTGACCAGGAGTGTGAATACCTCCAGCACGGGAGATTTGAAGGCCAGCGAGTCTACATTACTGAGATCCACCAACCCCAACACTCAATGCACATGGCAGAGAGGGCAGAGTGCTGCGGAATCCCCTGCTCCCAAACTTACCTCAACGTCCCCAGGCCCAAACCCCAAGACTCCTCCAGGAATGCAAAGGTCTCCTTCATATTTGGAGATCCTCCCTTAGACAGTGTAAACCCCCAAAATCTGGGCTACCACAGACTGATGGATGAGAGCCCAGAGATGTTAGACAATCACAGCCACATGTATAGGCGTCTCGAGGACGACTATAAGATGATGGATGCCATAGAAGACGGGGATGGGGATGGTTATCAGTACGCCACCAAAATCTTTGGTCCTACTGAATGTATCGAGGAGCCGCTGCTGCACGACATCTGCTACGCAGACACAACAGATGACGCAGAGGATGAAGATGACATCAGCTGTGAGGAGGACATGGTGATGAGTGACATTGACAAGCCTATGTTACTCTCACTCTCAGGGTCCAGCGATGACATCATTGACCtgacctccctccctcccccaccGGACGGTAATGACGAGGAGGACAATGACGTACTGCTGCACTCTCTTAACCTGGCAAtagctgctcctcctcctggcTTCAGGGACAGCTCTGacgaggaggagcagcagcagggggCCCAGGGGGGCATTCGGGCCCAGGAGGCCTGCAATGATATCCCAGTGTCTCTTATAGATTCAGTGCCCGCCCTCGGAGCAGAAGGCCACGGTGAGCCTCTGAACGATGCAGTGGTGTCCACCTTACAGGCACTCGAGGCCCTCGCTGCGTCTGAGGAACAGAGTCCGGCACAGTCCGAGAGTAGCACAG GTGTAGAAATATCTCGAGCATTTAGTCCTGAGTCCTCCGATTCTGGCAACGAGACAAATTCCTCTGAGATGACGGAGAGCTCCGAGCTAGCCGCTGCTCAAAGACACTCAGAGAACCACCTGAGGATGCATGTAGCCATGATAGAGGGTTACCATGCTGTGAACGAAGAAAAGACAGAGGTCGCTGCACCTAGCAATTGTGGTGCTGGAGCTGTGCAGTATAACACTCAGGGGCATCAGGATGAGGAGGCTAAATCGTCTGCTGTTGCCTCCTCCCAGATTTTTCACTCCAATGGCGGTGAGATGGAACCAGAgacaatggaaataaaatcagtCAGCGAATACTTCACTAAGATGCACATGGGCTCTGTAATGAGCAGGCAGAAAGGGAAACAGAGGGTGGCAGAGAGCAGAATGCAAGGAGTTACCTGTGAATCCTCTGACAGATCTCACATGACTTCTCACGACTCAGCTAGAGAGGAGGCCCCTCATCTTGTTGGGAAGTATAACGCTTTCACTGTGAGAGATTCGTACTACATGAATCAACTTGATCTGGGTCGAACTCACTTTAAAGACAGGCATCAAAAATGGCAGCAGAGAGGGCCTGGAAACAAAATGGCAGAAAATCTATCTATGGATGGTGTGACTGACTCACAGGCTTCCCACGCAGACAGGTTGACAGTAAAGGAAGAGAAACAGGACTCAGATGAAAGAAGCCAACAGTTAAATGCTCATCTCCACTCTCCGTCCAAAGTGCCTGCCCTTGCAAAAGAAGATGCCACTTCACAGGACAATGAGCAGCAGCAAATTAAGATTCCACCATTGGATCATGACGTCACACGGTTATATGAATACCACGTGAGCAAGCGCATGTCATCGATACAGAGTGAAGGCGTTAATTCTCTCCAGAGCTCGCAGTGTTCCTCCATAGACGCCGGTTGTAGCacaggcagcagcagctgtgTCACCCCCATGGATTCTCCTCTTTGTGCCACAGACAACATGCATGTACTGTCAGAGTCCTCGCTCAAGGGGCTGAGTTATGTAACTGCTGAGGAAAAACAGTATGGGCCACAAGGTCAGGGGAGGGTTGGACAGCCCTTAGACCCCACCCTGCTGAGGAAGATCCACGCAGCTACCAGTGCTGAGCCTGGGTTCGGGATTACTCGAGATAACAGTCATCGGAAGCCCAAGATAAAAGAAACCACAG CTTGCACACAGCTGAAGAAGGTTGGGGAAGAGTCATCTTTAGCTCTCTGTAATGAGACCAAtaccaccaccacaaccacatTACCATCATCATTAAGAAGTAGCACAGAGCCCAGAGGGCTAACACAGGCCAGCCCCGAGCCCGACCCACACACCCTGGTTTCCACCTCAAGCGGATCTTTATGTGAGCCTAAAACAAGCAGCATCAGGAAGCCATGCAGGGACCGGATGCTCAGGAGAAGCTGGAGCACCATAATGCCAAATTCCAGGAGTTTAGAAGCACTGATAGAGAAGACCAGAGCCACACTTACAGGGAGGAGTAATGGTCAGAATTTTCAGACTCAAGATCCGCCCAAAGTACAGAAGATATTCTCTGCCAAAACCTTGCCCAAGAGCTTGTCCCAAGGTTCAGTCGCAACTAATTTGTCTGGTAGAAGGCAGTTAAGAGAAGCCTCCCAGCTGCCAGAGTCAACAGCGCCAAGTGATGTAGGTACGTGGAGATGCCATGGGCCGTTCAGACACTGCTTCCTgcggagaaagaaaaacactgatggtgatgatgaagacAGAGAGATGCACTCACatgctttgttttctgtcagctcagtttctttcaaccacaagaaaaaaacagtcttGAGAGCTGTCTGTGAAGCAGAGCAGAGTAACATAAATGCAGCTACAAATGACATGAGCCTCGAAGCAAGGCTAGCTCGTGTAAATTCAATGAAGGGTAAAACCTACAGCCTTCATACAGGGTTCGCACTTACACGTAAGGATGCCTTAGAGATGGCCAGTGTGTTGCGTTCCAGTGTCGGTGACTGGTCCAGAGGGGCGAGACGAGAGGTCAACAAGGCTGATATGGATAACTTCTCCCAGCTGCTTTTCATGCAGGCAAAAGTGCTGAGCAGCGCCTGCAGTCAGATGGGTGTAGAGTACAGCAGCCCAGAGGAGTTACTGCTCACTCTGACGCACAGCTTCCACACACTCTGCTGCCTAACGCAGGCCTGCATGTCACTGGTGGAAGGCCTGAGCACTGAAGGAGAGCAGCGTGAGGTGGTAGCCAAGGTGGACGAGGTAGTCATGAACTACGTGTGTCTGCTGAAAGCTGCTGAGGCAGCTTTGGGAAGCTCCCCCAGTGACCAAAGTGTGAATGCATTGACACATCACTCTGCCTCCATGTCTGCTATTATAAATGCACTAACTCACTCACTGAAAACACTGctcaataaataa